The following nucleotide sequence is from Macaca fascicularis isolate 582-1 chromosome 15, T2T-MFA8v1.1.
GCGGGAATAGCCGGCGCTGGCCAGCCACAGCTCGTCGGGAGAGAAGGCTATGCTCTTCACCCAGGTGACGTGGCCCTTCAGTTGAATAAGCAGGCTGCTGGTTGTGGGCTTCCAGATGTGGATGGTCTTGTCCCAGGAACCGGAGGCCTGGACAGCAGACAGCTCTGATCCCTGGGGTTTGGGGCCTGGGAGCCTTAAGGGCCTGGCTGCCAGCAGGGGACCACCCTGGAACCCAGGACACCCACTTACCAGGAGGCCAGATGCTGAGTAGCACAGGCAGCTGATGTTGCCACTGTGTCCCTCTAGCGCCTGGTGGGAGACTGCTGGGGTCCCCGTCCGCAGGTCCCAGATGCGTATGGTGGAGTCCCAGGAGCCGGTGGCCTGCAGGCAGCTTCTGTGTGTCTGGCCCCGCCAGCTCCCCACCCACTCCGCATTTAGGTGGGTCCCGGAGTCCATCCCCTTCCCACCGCTCCGCTCCAAGTGGGTATGGGGCCACCAAGGTGGGGCCCAGGGCAGAGGTTAGGCTCACCAGGCAGTTCACCGTGGGTGAGAAGTCGCTGCTCTGGACGGAGTCTCGGTGCCCAACTAAGAGGCGCAGCATCTGGCCAGACTAGAGAGAGCCCTGAGCTTCAGGAGGCAGCAGAGGGCAGCTGGCTACCTGGGCCTTGACAGTCCAGGCAAGGGGACCTTGTGCAAAAAGCCTGAGGGCTGCTGTGTGCAGGGAGGCCTGGAGAGGCGGCTGTGGCCAGGTCGGGGCAGCCTTGGTTGCCCGCTGTGGGCATGGGCCCTGGGGAACCAGTGGAGGGTTTGAGCCGGGAGGGCAACACTGGTGACATCCTCTCTGGAACTGAGTCCCAGGCTGGTGGCCCCAAGCCCTTGACATACCTGCACTTCCCAAAGCATCACCCGCTTGTCCCAGCCACCTGATGCCAGCTGCCTCGAGTCAGGGCTAAAGCTGACCGTCTCCACACTCCGTTGGTGACCTGCAGGCACCAGCCCGGGGTCGGGGAAGGAGGAAAGGTGACATGACACAGGACATAGCACCGTCTGAAAGGGAACGCAGGCCTGGCTGCTTAGCTCCCAGCTCACTCACCCTTCAGGACCTGCAGACACTTGGCTCTTGCCACGTCCCACAGGCGGACAGTGCAGTCACAGGAGGCGCTGGCGAAGAGGTGGCCATCAGGGGAGAAGCGGCAGAACTTCACGGGGCCTGGGTGGGTGGCCACAGTCAGGTGACAGAGCACTGCCCGCCACCTTCTGCCCACACAGTCCAATCCTTGCTAATTTTCCCAGCCTCGTTGCCAGCCGCCCCTCACCCAAACTCCAGCCTCCCAGAAATGCCTGGATTTCCATGGCTTGGCCTGGGCTGGGCCGTCAGCCTTGGAACACCCAACCTCAGTGTGCTCATCTGAAAAATCATCAATACCCAAGTCAAAGTAAGGacctctggccgggcgcggtggctcaagcctgtaatcccagcactttgggaggccgaggcgggtggatcacgaggtcaggagatcgagaccatcctggctaacatggtgaaaccccgtctctactaaaaatacaaaaaactagccgggcgtggtggcgggcgcctgtagtcccagctactcggaggctgaggcaggagaatggcgtgaacccgggaggcggagcttgcagtgagccgagatcgcgccactgcactccagcctgggtgacacagcgcgagactccgtctcaaaaaaaaaaaaaaaaaagtaaggaccTCCCAGAAACTTGCCCTAACAACTGCTGCCTAGGTGAATTGCCTCCTTTGAGCTCCCAGCCCCTGATTTTCCCTCCTTGCAGCATTAATCAGACTGCCTATaattgcctgattttttttttttcttgtctcatgaataataattaaaatagttaCATCTGTTGAGTCCTCACTGGGTGCTAGATACTTTGCTTGCAGTGGAAATGGCTCAGCGAGGTGACAGGACTTGACCAAGATCAAAGTCAAAACAGTGGTAGGTACGACATGGCTGAAACTTAAgtacatcatgctaagtgaaataagccagtcacaaaaagacaaatactgtgtgactCCACTTAGAGGCACCCAGAGACGTCAGATTCATcgagacaaaaagaaaaactgtggTTGTCAGGGGCTAGGAGGAGGGAGATTGGGGACTTGTTTAGTGGGGACAGAGGTTCAGTTTTGCAAGaggaaaagagttctggagattgcTGTCATGACAATGTGAAGGTACTGGATTctctgaactgtacacttaaaaatgtatacaacaaggtgggcacagtgattcacgcctttaatcccaacacaaggccgggcgcggtggctcaagcctgtaatcccagcactttgggaggccaagacgggcagatcacgaggtcaggagattgagaccatcctggctaacacggtgaaaccccgtctctactaaaaaatacaaaaaaatagccgggcgaggtggcgggtgcctgtagtcccagctactcgggaggctgaggcaggagaatggcgtaaacccgggaggcagagtttgcagtgagctgagatcaggccactgcactccagcctgggcgacagagcaagactccgtctcaaaaaaaaaaaaaaaaaaaaaaaatcccaacacttcgggggactggtggggtgggggtgggggggggtggatcacaaggtcagaagttcaagaccagcctggccaagatggtgaaataccgtctctactaaaaatacaaaaaaaaattagccgggtgtggtggcaggtgcctgtaatcccacctacttgggaggctgaggcagagaattacttgaacccaggaggcaggggttacagtgagccaaggttgtccagcctgggtaacagagcgagattccgtcacacacaaaaaaatatacaACGGTAAGTATTACGTGTGTTACATCAcagtttgcgtgtgtgtgtgtttttaaagaagGATCTGAGTCCAGGCCTGTTAGAGTCTAAGCCCCAGTGCCCAGGTATCACATCCCATCTCCTGTCCTGCCTAGCCCTGCCCTGCACCCATGCCCAGCTCTTCGGAGGTCGCTGCGGTCAGCTCTGCAGAATGCCAGAGCCTTGTGCCTCAGGTCTTCCGAGCCAGGTGTGGGAGTCCCACCTGTGTGGCCACCCAGCCTCCACAGCAGCTGCCCACTCCGGGTCTCCCAGCCATACACGCAGCCATCCTCTGAGCCTGTGAGCAGCATCTGGCCATCAGGGGAGAAGGCAGAGGAATTGACCTAGAAACAGAGCGCAAAAGCGGTCCCATTCTGGGGAAGAAACCCCTGTCCACTCATCTCTGACCCCTAAACACTGCCCCCAAGAGCCTGGGGTTGGAGCTGGACTTCAAGCCTCACTCCACCACCAGAGCCCAGAACCCGGGACCCACTGGGCTCCCTGGAGCCCAGTAAAACCAGAGCCTGCCGCTAGAGGCAGGAGCCTTCTCTGGAACCTTAGCCTGGAACCCCAGAGCCAAGATCTCATTCCAAAGCTGCAGCTGACAACGGAGAGCCCAGAATCTACTCTAAGCCCTGAGTTCACTTTAGAGCCAGGGCCCCAGAAAGCACCAGAGTCAGCAGGGAGCTTTGTGCCCCTCTCCAGGCAGAGCCCAGAGCCCGGGGCTCTTTTTAGAGGCAGAGCTTAGAACCTAGAGCTGCTCTGGAGCTGGGGCCCAGCACTAGAGCCGAGAGCCTACTTTGAGCCTTCTTGGGTTAGCAAAGTCTACTCTAGACTCCATATCCTAAGCTAATGCCCAGAGAACATTCTGGAACCCCCACTACACAGAACCAGGAACCACTCTGCACGCAAAGCCGGGAGTCTGGGCAGAGCCCGCTGGGCCTTACCTCCCCGCCGTGACGGCCGAAGAATTTCACTCTCCGCACGGCCAGGGTGGCCGGGACCCCGCTGTTCATGggcgcccggccccgccccgaCCTGGCGGGCTCCCACCTAGGCGGCCGTGGGACCCCAGGACTGGGCGGAGGAAAGGGGAAACTGTGTACAAGCCGTCTCCATGGTAATCGGGGCGGGGCGTACAGCCACGGTGGGGTCCCTGCAAAGCCACGAGGACTGACAGGCAGGGCCAGACCGCTCGCAGCTCGGAGGAGGTGGAGACGCAGCAGGCGGGACACCGGTGGGCTCGGAGAAGGGACTTCCCGCGCCAGCCGCTGCGCTTCCACCCTAGGGCAGCTCTCGCGGGGGGCAACACGGCATGCAGAGGGGCCGCTAGAGGGCGCCCCGGCCACACGCACCGCGTGGTCCAGACCCCGCGTCCTGCGGACTGTGGACTGCAAAGGGTCCCTGCACCCCTTTGAGACAGGGGAGCAACGAGCCTGTCTCCCCATCTCATAACAGGGAGCATCAGTCCTGCCCCACAGGACTCCAGGGGTGAGccaagcacagggcctggcacatggtagatgcCCAAGAGGGCCCGCTCAGGAGCCACTACCCCTTCTGTCCAGGAGTGGCCAGTACTGAGGTTGAGGATGTCCCAGGAGAGCGCTGGGGACAGTAGCCAGCTCTGTCCTCCAGGGCGTGGGAGCCAGAGGTAGCGTGTGTAAAGTACATGGCATTAAAAGTGGGGTCACGTCGCTGCTAACATTCCTGGCAGCACAAAATGTGCCATCTGAGGATGGGGtggaggctggggtgcagggagggGGGCGGGGGACCAGTGCCCGGGAGCTGCGAGGATCCTTACCGGATAGCGCAATCTGAAGCTTGGAATGAGCAGGACTTGGTTTCATTGTgaattttacaggtgaggaaactcaCCTGGAGAGCTGGGAGGACTTGCTCACAGACACTCAGCCAGTGGGAGTGGAACTGGGATTTCAGTCCATGGCTGTCTGACTCTGGGGGTCTGTACTGGGACCACATGCCGTGAACTCCAGGGACCTCGCAGCAGATGTCAAGGTCCACATCTCCTGGTACATCTGGGAAACTGAGGTCCGAAGGGGGCAGGACTTGGCCCAGTCATCTAGCCAGTACCTCCACGGCAGAGCTGGGGCAGGACCCAGTCTCCCCACTCCCACAGCAGGACAGGGAGGGAACAGAGGACCCCCCACCTGCCCTGCCCATGGATTCCAGGCTCcctgggggcaggggtggagcAGCTGGGCTTTGGGAGCTTCAAACTCAAGGGTTCCCAGCTGTGACTCACACCCCTCCCCCCAAATCTCTTTGCCAGAAACTTCTCTCAGGAGATCCGCTGTGCTCCTGCTATTTTAAGCCCCAGACAGTCAGGCGGGCGAGGGAGCAACAA
It contains:
- the WDR38 gene encoding WD repeat-containing protein 38 → MNSGVPATLAVRRVKFFGRHGGEVNSSAFSPDGQMLLTGSEDGCVYGWETRSGQLLWRLGGHTGPVKFCRFSPDGHLFASASCDCTVRLWDVARAKCLQVLKGHQRSVETVSFSPDSRQLASGGWDKRVMLWEVQSGQMLRLLVGHRDSVQSSDFSPTVNCLATGSWDSTIRIWDLRTGTPAVSHQALEGHSGNISCLCYSASGLLASGSWDKTIHIWKPTTSSLLIQLKGHVTWVKSIAFSPDELWLASAGYSRMVKVWDCNTGKCLETLKGVLDVAHTCAFTPDGKILVSGAADQTRRRISRTTKSPSDPQT